TTATCTACCCAACTCTCATAGTTCGTTTTAGATTTTGTAAATGAATTTGTGTatgaaataaatgtattaaataaatgtaatattaaGCTGAAATAGAGTTCCATGAAACCTGGCTAAAACTCACATGTGGGATAATGTATCAAAATAATGTCGAATTGattcatgaaaaatcattttaaagcgACGTTTTTAAAAAGCGGAAAGGCAAATTACAGGTtacctacttttttttttaatcaaaggtTGGTATTCCACTGGCTATTTTTTCTATCCGTAATGGAATCAATTAAACACACATAAAATGTTTTTGCTCAAGCcatcaaattgtattttgtaaTCTCAAAACTATGGATatagaataaacaaaatttCGAATAATGttcttaaagggatgatccgggctaaaaatattcatatctaaataaaaagagtgaaattcacagagcaaaatgctcaaaatttcatcaaaagtggataacaaataacgaagttattgaatttttaatttatcaatattttgtaaaaccagttatatgcacatcatcatgaatattcattatgttattacatgaatcataaatgtttcatttttttcatacttgtgtaaatgatgtgtctccattgtgatgaaataagttgcggcaataaataactaatgcttttaatcagttttcaatccaattgttttagttcatggtagaaaaaaattaataaacctaatttcatgtgataaaatacaaaagaacaagtggggatatgacatcatcagcccacctaatgaatattcttaATGACATGgctagaactgtttcatcggaattatgcaaaactttaaaattcaataacttcgttatttgttatccgatgttgatcaaattttcagcattttgctttgtgaatctTATTCTATTAATTGATATAGAAACATCTCCATTCTGGAACATCCCTTTAACAATATTTCGAAGCTGTAGTAAAGGGACAAATAATGTGGATTGTATCAAGCTATCACACAAAAatgtcaatcataaaaaaatagtaaCCGTTCTATATTTTCACATCCATTGAGTATTTgagaaatctttgtgaaacttGAACTGTCGAACAAATTTAGCGCCTTCTCGTGATGAATGAAGGTCATTCAACCCTTTTATATAGCAGAAAGCTATGCACGTAGATTCTATCTTTATTCTATTTTAAATTCCATGCGTGAGAAttcattttgtataaaaaatatgcaaagaaaaaactcatttaaaaaaaggtcGAGAATCAAACtattcattttccattttgaaggTTCGATTGAACATTTGACCTGCATAACTAGATTTTTAGATGACACCttttagaaaataaatttttcaTGATGTACTCTTTAATCATGGCTGATAATAACTTCAAACATGAAACATTACTAATCTTTGGGTTTGCCAAAATTTAATAGTTAAAACTCTTGACTAACGAGACCTCTGATTAATATGTTTAAGATCATTCGGTTTTATCTcatgttcttctttttttcctgcATATTAAAGACTTTCACTTTTCCCTGAAGATAATccactttattttcatttacactCGTTTTCTTTTTGTGCGTGCAGGCAATTAGTAACAAAGGAATAACGGGATGGACAGATTGTTTGTCATCGTTCTGTTTGTTGCTATGGCAACCATTACGACGGCAGCTCCTGGTAAGTCTATATAAAGATTAATGAATTTCTGTCATGGAGAATCATAACAAATTTGACTCTATCTTCTTGAAACGGCCTGTAATTACTTTACATTCTCCGAGAATGTCAAGTAGTTATAGACCGTTTCAAgaccatttttattattatcaatcgGTAAGAATATATTCCGTAACtcacataattattttgtaggcCTAAACAGCCCATGGGCCCTCATGGGCCAGCCGTACGCATCTAGTCGCTTGTCTCACCCGAGCTTTTTGTATTACCTTGTGATGTCAATATAAGGACaagttttgttttcttcaaatcaGTAGAACCTTTGATGTCCTATATCTGCATTAAAAAGGAAGccttatttttgttaaaattccaaaaatgaaaaatcacaattcCTTTCAAGCCGGGTATCCCTATTGcataatgaatgtaattgcatAGAAAGAGAGTTCTCCACGGTGATTCGTTGTGATGTGTTTACCGATAAATGACcgaatctttgaaaaaaatgtaaaaaaggatGACATGGTTGAGGTTTCAGCTGAGAAATTTCATATACCAGGAGCATTTGATTGGTTTACATTCCAAGTTTTAAAAAAGCTAGGTTTCtcatgattttttattcttggCACAAATAATGCCAAAATCCGAAATGTATTCACAAAACCCAAACTttgaaattacatttaaaatgaTTATCCCTACATTTTCTGAATCCACTTCATTTCTTCTTTCCATCGTAATTTTTCACTCATGTAGTTAACCAGAGCACAAGTGTGGAAGTTAAAGAACCACCGCAGAACATGTCAAGCGGCCAAATAGACACGATAGAGGGACCGAAAGAAGTATCGAGTCGTGAAGGAGAGGAACCGAAACCGGTATCGAGTGGTGAACAGGGGAAATCGGAAGAAGTATCGAGCGGTGAAAAGGCGGAACCAAAAGAAATATCGAGTGGTGAAGAAGATGTACCGAAAGAGATATCGAGTGGTGAAGAAGATGCGTCGAAAGAAGTGTCGAATGGTGAAGAAGAAAAACCGCAAGAAATATCGAGCGGTGAAGGAGAGGAACCAAAAGAAATATCGAGTGGTGAAGGAGAAGATCCGAAAGAAATATCGAGCAATGAAGAAGGGGAACCGAAAGAAGTGTCGAGcggtgaagaagaagaagagccGAAAGAAGTATCgagtggtgaagaagaaaaacCGAAAGAAATGTCGAGCGGTGAAGAAGATGCGTCGAAAGAAGTATCGAGCAATGAAGAAGATGTATCAAAAGAAGTATCGAGCGGTGAAGAGGATAAACCGAAAGAAATATCGAGCGGAAATGAAGTTGGAGCTAAGGAAATATCCAATGGTGAAGGGTGGGTTTCGGAAGAGGTATCGAGTGGGGAGAAAGGGGAACCGAATGAAATATCGAGCGGTGAGGAACGGGAACCGAATGAAATATCGAGCGGTCAAGAACGGGAACCGAATGAAATATCGAGCGATGAGGGGACTATCATTAAAGACAATGACAAAGGAGATGACGACACTGATGATGACGAtaccgatgatgatgataatgaaactgatgatgatgatgacgatgataatgatgatgattaggatAATTAGGATGACGGTAATGAAGCTTGAGGCAAATCATCATGTACGTAGggttttgcaataaaaaaagggaTGGAAAATTTCATGTTACACGTACGTATGTAGTACAA
This genomic interval from Lytechinus pictus isolate F3 Inbred chromosome 3, Lp3.0, whole genome shotgun sequence contains the following:
- the LOC129256577 gene encoding mitotic apparatus protein p62-like, with translation MDRLFVIVLFVAMATITTAAPVNQSTSVEVKEPPQNMSSGQIDTIEGPKEVSSREGEEPKPVSSGEQGKSEEVSSGEKAEPKEISSGEEDVPKEISSGEEDASKEVSNGEEEKPQEISSGEGEEPKEISSGEGEDPKEISSNEEGEPKEVSSGEEEEEPKEVSSGEEEKPKEMSSGEEDASKEVSSNEEDVSKEVSSGEEDKPKEISSGNEVGAKEISNGEGWVSEEVSSGEKGEPNEISSGEEREPNEISSGQEREPNEISSDEGTIIKDNDKGDDDTDDDDTDDDDNETDDDDDDDNDDD